One [Clostridium] saccharolyticum WM1 DNA segment encodes these proteins:
- a CDS encoding recombinase family protein: MPLNKDTIIYNAVDYLRLSKEDGDKAESDSIANQRDLITNFVKSMPEIRLCSERIDDGFSGVDFNRPAFNLMMEDVRAGRINCIIVKDLSRFGRNYIEAGRYIERIFPFLGVRFIAINDGYDSAKEKSPSDDIIIPFKNLVNDAYCRDISVKIRSQLDVKRKNGEFIGSFAVYGYMKSDENKNQLVIDSYAAKIVRDIFAWKLDGLSQQGIADRLNEISEPSPMEYKRFLGLNFATSFQVNPKAKWTAVAVGRILKNPIYAGHLVQGKESTPNYKIKQRFMKPEDKWVRVENTHEPIIPQEIFDTVNRVLAQDTRIAPDGEAVYPFSGLLFCADCKSGMVRKIVPAGGKKYAYYYCSKNKAGDGCTTHCISEKVLEKAVLQALQNHIASILDIERILRYIDTLPMQQEEIRKIDTQLLMKQEEIEKYKNLKVSIYEDLKSGVIDADEYREFKVIYGKKCEEAEKAAERLKQDIALILAGKGANSVWIEAFKKNRNITELSRKVVVSLIEWVNIYSGSRVEIRFRYQYEYERALFFAENAKDLIATASPAPIKGVV, from the coding sequence ATGCCATTAAATAAGGATACAATCATATACAATGCTGTAGACTATTTGCGCCTGTCTAAAGAGGATGGCGATAAAGCAGAAAGCGACAGCATTGCCAATCAAAGAGATTTAATAACCAATTTTGTGAAGTCAATGCCCGAAATCCGCCTCTGTTCGGAAAGAATAGATGACGGATTTAGTGGTGTTGACTTTAATCGTCCTGCGTTCAATTTGATGATGGAGGATGTAAGAGCCGGACGGATCAACTGCATCATCGTCAAAGACCTGTCCCGTTTCGGCAGAAACTACATCGAAGCAGGACGATACATTGAACGGATTTTTCCGTTTTTAGGTGTGCGTTTCATTGCTATCAACGACGGTTACGACAGTGCAAAGGAAAAATCACCGTCAGACGATATTATCATTCCTTTTAAGAACCTTGTCAACGATGCGTATTGCAGGGACATCTCCGTTAAAATTAGGAGTCAGCTTGATGTAAAGCGTAAAAATGGCGAGTTTATCGGTTCCTTTGCCGTTTACGGCTACATGAAATCAGACGAGAACAAAAATCAACTGGTGATAGACTCCTATGCCGCAAAGATTGTGCGGGATATTTTTGCATGGAAGCTGGACGGACTCAGCCAGCAAGGGATAGCCGACAGGCTGAATGAGATCAGCGAGCCATCCCCCATGGAATATAAACGCTTTTTAGGACTTAACTTTGCCACCAGCTTTCAGGTAAACCCCAAGGCAAAATGGACTGCGGTGGCGGTTGGCCGCATTTTGAAAAACCCTATCTACGCAGGGCATCTTGTGCAGGGTAAGGAAAGCACTCCAAACTATAAAATTAAGCAGCGGTTTATGAAACCGGAGGATAAATGGGTTCGGGTGGAAAACACCCATGAGCCTATTATCCCACAGGAGATTTTTGACACTGTGAACCGTGTGCTGGCACAGGATACCCGTATCGCTCCAGACGGAGAAGCTGTCTATCCGTTTTCCGGCCTGCTTTTTTGTGCTGACTGCAAAAGCGGTATGGTGCGAAAGATTGTACCCGCAGGCGGAAAGAAGTACGCCTACTATTATTGTTCAAAGAATAAGGCTGGGGATGGCTGTACCACTCACTGCATCAGCGAAAAGGTATTAGAAAAGGCAGTCCTGCAAGCACTTCAAAATCACATCGCTTCTATTCTCGACATTGAACGGATTCTCCGTTATATCGACACCCTTCCTATGCAGCAGGAGGAAATCCGAAAAATTGATACTCAACTGCTGATGAAACAGGAGGAAATCGAAAAGTATAAAAACCTCAAAGTGTCTATCTATGAGGACTTGAAAAGCGGTGTCATTGATGCAGATGAGTACCGGGAATTTAAGGTCATATACGGAAAAAAGTGTGAGGAAGCGGAGAAAGCTGCCGAACGGCTGAAACAGGATATTGCCCTGATCCTTGCGGGTAAGGGAGCAAACAGCGTTTGGATTGAAGCCTTTAAGAAGAATCGGAATATCACCGAGCTGTCCCGAAAGGTAGTTGTTTCCCTGATTGAGTGGGTCAATATCTATTCCGGCAGCCGGGTGGAAATCCGATTCCGCTATCAGTATGAATATGAAAGAGCTTTGTTCTTTGCCGAGAACGCAAAAGACCTAATTGCAACAGCTTCACCGGCTCCCATAAAGGGGGTGGTGTAA
- a CDS encoding DUF6870 family protein: MDSLPDIDFETMKNIDIRTVNPDTLVDINDTKVNAKLPMEERILDFIQQIRNPYCYKCGKVVVKISFNDSGATLEDRMESFLRMM; the protein is encoded by the coding sequence GTGGACTCTTTACCAGATATAGACTTTGAAACGATGAAAAACATAGACATCCGAACGGTCAACCCGGATACTCTGGTTGACATTAATGATACGAAAGTCAATGCAAAACTGCCCATGGAAGAACGGATACTGGATTTTATCCAGCAAATAAGAAATCCATATTGCTACAAGTGCGGAAAAGTAGTAGTCAAAATCAGCTTTAATGATAGCGGCGCCACACTGGAGGATAGGATGGAAAGTTTTTTGAGGATGATGTGA
- a CDS encoding ATP-dependent DNA helicase → MNQPVYMADIQNKIYEAGLIRQEERIVLTAENCVLLEYYTGKTYSYRMVELTTLKVKRLFSKAAPLNEGGYQKAMDKMLSQAVSEPESTFSIKPAIRARNLLEHIFSNILPEHGMDFRENQATLALEMLESLQENRLALCEAEVGTGKTHAYILAVTVHNLFSNNKLPTIISTSTIALQKALTEEYIPQISDILMEHRIIDKPLSFVVRKGKSHYACDSRVKGYRSSIAHNDRHEDKELLSVLTGLFTGACPLDLDTLPLTDYVKSCINVERCHLNCPLSSVCRYRDFIRKAQSLGYDFQIANHNLVLADVLGRKNGRRSLFPPRGVVIFDEAHKLLDAARQMYGMTLENVELERLVASIYHAIGGGNPDKAEIVRLCGTIQEQNVLLFEALRYAAGTGYDKNCYAVQINLNCIRALKTLMAVLRRLSVLFYTTSREKRERYDRLVNRMEQQEVKLSILFHHAGSILWLEMTGATACRVCALPKQLDYLLSEDIWQEEIPYILTSGTISVGGDFSHFKRNNGIILAEKRRIFETSKASPFDYPNHALLYLPQDMPLPSDKDSSYFQAVVNRLVEMIEATHGHTLILFTSYRMMEQVYDELCGRITSFPLFRMGKSRLDAIDAFRKSGKGVLCASDSAGEGIDLAGDILSSLIVVRLPFPAPDPVLEYEKTLYPDFYGYLNKVIVPGMLIKLRQWFGRGIRRETDTCVFSILDSRASRRYRNDILAALPDMPVTHQLSDVNRFIAAKKSGTYFE, encoded by the coding sequence ATGAATCAACCTGTCTATATGGCAGATATTCAAAATAAGATTTATGAAGCAGGCTTAATTCGGCAAGAGGAACGCATTGTACTGACAGCCGAAAATTGCGTGCTTTTGGAATACTACACCGGAAAAACATACAGCTACCGCATGGTGGAGCTTACCACCTTAAAGGTAAAGCGGCTCTTTTCCAAAGCGGCGCCGCTGAATGAAGGCGGCTATCAAAAAGCGATGGACAAAATGCTTTCGCAGGCAGTATCGGAACCGGAAAGCACCTTTTCCATCAAGCCTGCCATAAGAGCAAGAAATCTTCTGGAACACATCTTTTCAAACATACTGCCGGAACATGGTATGGACTTTCGGGAAAATCAGGCGACTCTTGCATTGGAAATGCTGGAGTCCTTGCAGGAAAACAGGCTGGCGCTCTGCGAGGCCGAGGTAGGTACAGGCAAAACCCATGCCTACATACTGGCCGTAACGGTCCACAACTTATTCAGCAACAATAAACTGCCGACAATTATCTCTACTTCCACCATTGCGCTGCAAAAGGCATTGACGGAAGAATATATCCCTCAGATTTCCGATATTCTGATGGAACACCGTATCATTGACAAGCCCCTGTCCTTTGTAGTGCGCAAGGGGAAATCCCATTATGCCTGCGATAGCCGTGTAAAGGGGTATCGTTCCTCTATCGCACACAATGACCGCCATGAGGACAAGGAGCTGCTTTCTGTTCTGACCGGGCTTTTCACAGGAGCCTGCCCCCTTGATTTGGATACGCTCCCCTTAACGGACTATGTGAAATCCTGTATCAATGTGGAACGCTGCCATCTGAACTGCCCGCTGTCCTCGGTCTGCCGATACCGTGATTTTATCCGCAAAGCGCAGTCCCTTGGATATGATTTTCAGATTGCCAACCACAATCTTGTGCTGGCTGATGTACTTGGCAGGAAGAACGGGAGAAGGTCCCTGTTCCCGCCCCGTGGAGTGGTGATTTTTGACGAAGCTCACAAGCTCCTTGATGCCGCCCGACAGATGTACGGCATGACATTGGAAAATGTGGAGCTGGAACGGTTGGTGGCAAGCATTTACCATGCCATAGGCGGAGGCAATCCCGACAAAGCGGAGATCGTCAGGCTGTGCGGAACCATACAGGAACAGAATGTCTTGCTCTTTGAGGCCCTGCGATATGCCGCAGGCACAGGCTATGATAAGAACTGCTATGCCGTACAAATTAACTTAAATTGCATACGGGCTTTGAAAACACTGATGGCTGTGCTGCGCAGACTGTCGGTGCTTTTTTATACGACCTCCCGTGAGAAAAGGGAGCGTTACGACCGGCTGGTAAACCGCATGGAACAGCAGGAAGTGAAGCTGTCCATCCTGTTTCACCATGCAGGGTCTATTCTCTGGCTGGAAATGACTGGGGCAACGGCCTGCCGGGTCTGCGCCCTGCCAAAGCAGCTTGATTACCTATTGTCGGAGGATATTTGGCAGGAAGAAATTCCGTATATCCTGACCTCCGGTACGATCTCTGTGGGGGGCGATTTTTCACATTTCAAGCGAAATAACGGAATTATACTGGCAGAGAAACGCCGCATCTTTGAAACCAGCAAGGCTTCTCCCTTTGATTATCCAAACCACGCTTTGTTGTATCTTCCGCAGGATATGCCGTTGCCTTCAGACAAAGACAGCAGTTATTTTCAAGCGGTGGTCAATCGGCTGGTGGAGATGATTGAAGCGACCCATGGGCATACCCTAATTCTGTTTACTTCTTACCGCATGATGGAGCAGGTATATGACGAACTATGCGGACGAATCACTTCATTTCCCTTGTTCCGTATGGGCAAAAGCCGTCTGGACGCTATCGACGCTTTTCGTAAAAGCGGAAAAGGTGTCCTCTGCGCCAGCGACAGTGCCGGGGAGGGCATTGACCTTGCCGGGGATATTTTATCTTCCCTCATTGTGGTACGGCTGCCGTTCCCTGCTCCTGACCCGGTGCTGGAATATGAAAAGACCCTGTACCCTGACTTCTACGGCTATCTGAACAAAGTCATTGTGCCGGGTATGCTCATCAAACTGCGCCAGTGGTTTGGCCGGGGCATCCGCAGAGAAACGGATACCTGTGTTTTTTCTATTCTCGACAGTCGGGCGAGCAGACGCTACCGGAATGATATATTGGCGGCCTTACCTGATATGCCCGTTACGCACCAGCTTTCTGATGTGAACCGCTTTATTGCGGCTAAGAAGTCGGGCACCTACTTTGAATGA
- a CDS encoding sigma factor-like helix-turn-helix DNA-binding protein, with the protein MKNYKDSDYALNKFSEGIVYRFADRIVEITLEDYLAENPGKTAQDFLELKALSDEIYHEQVIHENRTSRLDVTINGLEETEQLAAPPLDLDLIHKSDTTKAKEAARRLLDSGELTEIQRRRFILHFVEGLSYRQIASREGVHFTSVHESIEAAATKLQKFFKKI; encoded by the coding sequence ATGAAGAATTATAAAGACAGTGATTATGCCCTAAATAAATTCAGCGAGGGCATTGTTTACCGTTTCGCAGACCGCATTGTAGAAATCACACTGGAGGACTACCTTGCAGAGAACCCCGGCAAGACGGCACAGGACTTTTTAGAGCTGAAAGCCTTGTCGGATGAAATCTATCATGAGCAAGTCATACACGAAAACCGGACAAGCCGTTTGGATGTGACCATCAATGGACTGGAGGAAACAGAGCAGCTCGCCGCACCGCCCCTTGATTTGGACTTGATACATAAAAGCGATACCACAAAAGCCAAGGAAGCTGCAAGGCGGCTGCTGGACAGCGGAGAATTGACGGAAATCCAGCGACGCCGGTTTATTCTGCATTTTGTGGAGGGCTTATCCTACCGGCAGATCGCTAGCCGTGAAGGGGTACATTTTACCTCTGTCCACGAAAGCATAGAGGCGGCTGCGACAAAGCTGCAAAAGTTTTTCAAAAAAATTTAA